The nucleotide window aatattaatactattatatagtctaatatattatttagctatactaatatataagtctataactaataGTTGTagactatttaactaatactaatagtctaatatagactgtagactatagttatacttataattaatactaaaagtttttactaaaagtttataactaatactactaatactaatattaaatatatattttataactaatactaatatataactatactaatagtctaatatagactataattatacttatactaatattgctatactaaatcactaaaagtttataactaatactaatatttataactaatagtctaatactaatatttataactaatagtctaatactaatatataactatactaataggctaatattagtACTATTATAttgtctaatatattatatagctatactaatatacaagtctataactatttaactaatagtctgatactaataatttaatatagactatagactatagttatacttatactaatatagttatactaaatcactataactaatactaatatataattatactaataggctaatattaatattattagactatggtatattaaatgtattacaaatatatatatatattatatagtctaatatataaaatatttgactatagtatattaaatgtattacaaatatatatagttatattaaatcactataatcactatagtctattaaatgtattataaatatgtataaactttaattatcatttaacaaataaacacattaaaaagaattaaacttAAATTAAATAGTAAAGGGCCAAAGGCCAAACGGCGCcttttcaatttgaaaaccctaaatcaTCTCTTTCGTGAATCGCATTTCCAGTTCCCGCCTCTCGTCTCTCACTTCTCAGTGTTCTCACTCCTCTACACAGCAGTCTGCTCTTTCCTCTCGCTCTCTCCGTCTCTCGTGCCGTCGTGCGCACTGCGCTCAGTGGCTCACTCTCTCCGTCTCTCGTGCCCGTGAGTCGTGACTGACTCTGCTCTCGTCTCTCACGCTCTCGTCTCTCGCTCTCAGTCTCAACTCTCCcgtctctcactctcaactctcccgcctctcactctctcgtctttCAACTCTTtcgtctctcactctcaactCTCCCGTGTCTCACTCTCTCGTCGCTCTCAATCTCTCCTCTCAACTCTCGGCCCCTGTCTCAGTCTCTCTGCCGATCTGCCCCCacggtaagtttttttttttttttgaaattacatactagcctactaagatttttgtgattggtttttgtgatattgggatttttgtgaatttgtgattgCCGATTGggttgattgggttttgtgatattagggtagGGTTTTTGAATCCGAAATCATTACAATGTTTTCTTGCATTGTGTGTATTATCTATTTGAATTTCATCCATTTTGCATTGCATCCATCATCAATTATTTGAAAGTAATAGCATAACAAGAATGTGGATGCAAGTCTCCAGCTATCATCCTGCTGAGTCAAAATCCGCCATCTATATTGAGTGAAAGGAAGCTGATAATGTTATACTTAATACACAAATAAATATCACCGAATAATTTAAAACAAGTGATTGAAAGTAATATCTAATGCAAGAAGAATCCCTGAATTTTACATATCCAGGGCACTAGCCTAGACAATTAACTGAAAAAACTGAAGTAAGCAGCAGGTAGTTGGTGCAGTCTTCTTTTAGGGGGTGACAGTCATGTACACTGGGAATGCTCGAGGCTCCAACTTCACTTGGAGTTCAGTTTTGTTCCActtttaattccaaaaaaaggaaaaaaaaactcaggtcagattttttcttttagttccaATCGTAAAATGGTTTTTGATGGAAGAGCAAAAGCAGTGGTTCAAATGGCTGTATCCTCTCTGGTTTCTTCGCCAATTTGGTTTGCTTCATTCTAAACTGAAGCAAATACACAGTTTTAGAGAGGTTTAGAGAAAACCCCATCACGACAAAGCTTAAGTCATGAAACCACCCACAATTCCTCAAAGCCAAAATGGTAAACgggtaaaaacaaaaaaaaaaaaaaaaggaagaagaaaatttaccAATCCAATAGACTATCTTGAAGAATTGAAACACAAGCTGAGATGGATAAAAGTACCAAAATccatagagagggagagagattgagaCGGAGAGGGGCTCACCTTGGGTTATTGACGTCTACGATGGAGATATTGGCGGATCTGGGTCTATCTGCGATGTCAGAGTTTGCAAGAGAACCTCAACCCACCGTTCGGAGTTTGAGAGCGAGAGAAATGGCTGGGGTTAGCACGGGGTCCTTAGAAAGAGGGCTCGGTGAGGGGGACAGATCGAGACTGAAGGGGGTGAGGGAGATGGGGTCTTGCAGAGAATAATACCTTAAATTTCAGAGAGGTTCGCCAGATGAGGTTTgccagaatctccaatggggacCTCGATACCATTGGTGAGAACTAATGAAGTTACTGGAGAACCAATGAGTTTGGCGTTGGTTCTTTGTGTAGAGGAATGTCTAGAGTCGAGAGTGCAGTTTGATGGGGATATCATGGCTCCcttggtctctcttcctccaatagcggattggattctgcctaaagttaacgagattcagcagttCGTGAGAattttcacatggaggatgtgaagaccaatttaaaaaactaattactGCGATCGAGGCAAGCCgcacacttgaaaccaaatcaagcttcaagaaaagcagggagttacaacTTCTTTTTTCGGCAATCAACTACAATGCTAAGGGTGGTagttcaactagagggaagtctaaagggagggcattgtgaagacgggaatcaaggtgttggggttggtgttcaggtagagttttagttctacgggaaacaagggaTTGGGGTTGGGTCTGATGTACTTTGGGTTggttttttatgggctttttgggtcatttggggcttgttgggtcattttgggcaagatgttttcttgtatacatacaacagtgtacttggtttctccttttgatatatacaatatttttacttataaaaaaaaatgaaatgaaacgcacgatttgtttaaaaaaaagaaaaagaaaagtcatGTAGgctggtgtgtggaggttgaggGAATGGTAGGAGGTTGTATAGCAAGACTCTATTTTCTTTGATAACATGCTTGTTGAAATTCCCCCCTGCGGATAGTGGTAGtttgtcaaaatttgaaatccttCAGTGTATGTGAATTTCATCGCAATTAGGTTTTCTTCTATATCCAAAAACACTAATCCATGTGTTTTTAGATCAAGGCCAATACTCATTTCGTAATTTAACTGAAAAACAAGTTTATATACATAATTGGGCTATTAGATTTTAATAAACTTCAGAAATGGAAATGGATTGAATTCGTGTTAGAGTAGTAATGTTCTGTAGCTCTGCTATACTAATGCATGGAGGTGTTTTGATGATTGTGAACGTTCCTTGGGGGATTTTAGGGGTTTTTTCTTTAGTTCTCTCAGTTTTTGGGTGCAAAATCTTGTAAGGATTGGGAATTCTTGTAATGTTTTGCTTTagctttatcttttttttagcTTGTATCTAGGTATTTCTCTTGTAcacttcctgtgtacctggctttgcctatttacttgaataaagtttcttattacctatataaatttttttttttactggtgTTATTTTATCGCAGTTTAATTTTGGATCTTGctagatataatattttcttttatttgccTTTGCAGTTATTAACGGGTTCTGAAAAAGTGGTTTTAATGTGACTGTTGGTCGTGAGCTTCAAAAACAGCAATTGGGTCCTTAGTAAGCTGTCTCTCATGACCTGAGATAAACGATACGAGTGACAAAAAAAGGTTTCAAGAATGGCAAAATTCTATGACATGGATGATATTATTACGGATGAAGAGGTTAACACTTGTGTCATCCCATGCTGGATAGTTTTGCTTCCAACCATTTcaatttcttaatataattatgTGTTCTGTTTTTGCTCATAGGTTGTCTCGGTTGTGTTTGAAAAGGCAGCATGTGGAGTGGGAATCGATCCAAGTTCCGAAACTGACAGTGTAATTTCTATAGAAACTGGAGTTGAGTGAGTGGTTGCTCAAATGTTTCTGATACCTTCCTTGACGTTTTCTCCAGGTTGAAGTGGGTTCAAAGGTAGAGCTGCCTTTTTGGCTTGCACACGAGTTGCAACTGAGACAAGCAGTATCAATGAATGTTCCCACTTGTTTCAATCAAAAGTAAGATCATAATAAAGTTGGGTGTCATTTCTCCCATTTTAAAGTTGTAATATGAGAGCTTATATAATGACTAAACTTATAGGAGAAGCATATTGCATGCTGTATTGTGGTAAATGTGTAGAGGGATTGGACCTTTGTTGTAAAAATCTGGCTTTTGGCTGCTGAAATTTGTCTTTAAATTATGCTATGAGATCTCGTTGCTAGATCCTTAATTCTGTGGATTATTTTGTTTATCCATTGCTAATAAACAAGCATCTTCTTGTTCCGAGTTACAACCATAGTCACATCATGTTACTATTTCTAAGCCTTTGTAGGAATTTGCTTGGAACTAACCCAATTGTATTGTTGCCAACCCATCCACTATATCATGGACTAATTTACGAATATTTTTCGTGTGTTGAAATGTAAAACCTATAATTTACTTGTCTGTTGTTTATAACAGAACGAGGTTGGAAATACAGGCTGATTCTGCATGTGTGGATCTGAGATCTCGATGCCCATTCTTCTATGAATTTGGATGCAAGATAGCACCACTGTAAGTCTCGACGTACTCAATTTTTCTCGCTTACATTCACTTAATAATGATTGTTCTTTTTGTGGCTTTATTTAAATTGTTGCTTTCATAAAATGCAtggtttaatattattcttattattgcACTTTCGATGGACAGCGTGGGTGTTAGAACCATTGGACCTTTGCTCTTATCTGCGTTTAAGAGCAGGTACAAGGAAGTCCTCACCAAGGCACACACTGCAGCATTTCCAGCAGCTTCCAAGCATCTAACAATTTTGACAAAAGAAGAAACTAATTGTGAGattcatttttacatattaaaaGCATTGCATCTATCCTTTTGATCACATTTTATGAAGTTACATTGATAGTCTTGTTGTAATGCTTTTGTTAGTGTATGAGGCTGCTCAATCCTCGATGACAGCCTTTAAGAGGTGGCGAATGGGTGGCCCCAGATTTCAGAGAGCTTCCGTTCTTGGTAGGAAGAGAAAATCAACTGATTAGTTACCATATCTTTCTTTATGATTAATCTCTATCACAATGGGGGGCCTTGTCCGTGAGTATTTGAGATCTGTGCCCAGAGTTTGTATACATGAATGAAATATAATGTAAGATGCTAATTTAAAACACTTTAGAGAGCTGTTTTTCATTGATTAACCGAAGGTCCTGAAGTAGCGCTCGAACAATATGATGTGGTTGCAATAAAGCGTTGGAACAATATTTGATCTCCAGATGTTTGCTCAAGAAAGTTTATGTCCTGTCAAATTGTTGCCATTCCATTTCCTAAAGTACTTTTGTAGCTGTAATGACTGCTTAATTCTAGGAGGACAATAACTATGATGGTTTGCCAATCCATAAACCTCAACCTTTTGCGTAGGGTTAACTCAAACTACTAGTCTTGGAAACTATATGAACGAGCTTATAACCCGCGCATTGATCGTTGTGTATGTTGGTTGatgtctattattatttattttattttataaaaaattgaataggcaataaaaaaaaggttaaaaaatgcatataaaaatattcattatataaaaaatacctataaaaaataataaacataaagcctacaaaaaaaaagtcttttaaaaagtgttaacaagatttatttaaaaaaaaaaaacttatcaggcctataaaaaagccttttaaaaagtataaaaaagtgtgtttttttttaaaaaaaaaaaaggttttaaaagtgttaacaagatttatttaaaaaaaaaaaaactggaaataACATCCAAATATCAGGTCTATaaaaaagccttttaaaaagtataaaaagagtgtttttttttttaaaaaaaaaaaaaggttttaaaagtgttaaaaagatgttttaaaaaacaaaactgggTATAAAATCTGGATATCCGGGTCTAAATTGGGATATCCGCCCGCTTTTCAGAAGCCGGATTCTGATCTTTCCGAATATCCGAATCTGGATGCACAACCCTAATATAAGAGAAGAATCCAGGTATGTAAAATACATGATTTATTGGTATTAAAGAGTTTATTCGattactgacttaggcatcaaagACGTTCCTCCCCCAAGCCGtcttactctttggttgcaggtgatcgtgAGGTGGTGGCAGTGAAACATGTCTATAACAGTTGGCACCGTTTGTGGAATAATTGTTTTGTCCTATATCCCACAACAACTCGATCGCAGGCAACAAGAAATCAAGAAGTCTCGTTGAGAAACATGGAAGGAAGACTCACAGAAATGGAAGAAGTAGCGAGAAAACTCAATACTAAATTTGAGGCATTGTGAAAGGAGAATGAAACCTTGAAGGTGAAAAACGGTCCGTTAGGAGAGGACCAAGGAGAAAGAGTGGAGACGGAGGCACAAAGTGCTGGCACAGGAAAGACCCCTCAGGAGGATGAGGAGATGAAGAAAATACATCACGACCTACGGAGCTTGATGGACAAATACGAGGAAATGACCAAGAAGATAGGGGCATCTTCGTCATTCG belongs to Juglans regia cultivar Chandler chromosome 8, Walnut 2.0, whole genome shotgun sequence and includes:
- the LOC109004306 gene encoding DNA replication complex GINS protein PSF3-like, whose amino-acid sequence is MAKFYDMDDIITDEEVVSVVFEKAACGVGIDPSSETDSVEVGSKVELPFWLAHELQLRQAVSMNVPTCFNQKTRLEIQADSACVDLRSRCPFFYEFGCKIAPLVGVRTIGPLLLSAFKSRYKEVLTKAHTAAFPAASKHLTILTKEETNLYEAAQSSMTAFKRWRMGGPRFQRASVLGRKRKSTD